One Brassica napus cultivar Da-Ae chromosome A1, Da-Ae, whole genome shotgun sequence genomic region harbors:
- the LOC106375886 gene encoding probable NAD(P)H dehydrogenase (quinone) FQR1-like 1: protein MSAPPKSDAPLITPNDLAEADGFVFAFPTRFGMMAAQFKAFLDSTGGLWRTQQLAGKPAAGIFYSTGSQGGGQETTALTAITQLVHHGMIFVPMGYTFGAGMFEMEKVKGGIPYGAGTFAGDGSRQPTEVGIGVGASIPPGEVHCRH from the exons ATGAGTGCACCGCCAAAGAGTGATGCTCCTCTTATCACCCCCAACGATCTTGCCGAGGCTGATGGCTTTGTCTTTGCCTTCCCAACAAGGTTTGGTATGATGGCTGCTCAGTTCAAGGCCTTCTTAGATTCAACTGGTGGCCTCTGGAGGACTCAGCAACTCGCCGGTAAGCCAGCTGCCGGAATCTTCTACAGCACCGGGTCTCAAGGTGGCGGTCAAGAAACCACCGC ATTAACTGCCATTACTCAGCTGGTTCATCACGGTATGATATTTGTCCCGATGGGATACACGTTTGGTGCTGGTATGTTTGAGATGGAGAAGGTGAAAGGTGGAATCCCGTACGGTGCAGGAACATTCGCAGGAGACGGGTCGAGACAGCCAACGGAAGTCGGAATTGGAGTTGGAGCAAGCATTCCACCAGGGGAAGTACATTGCCGCCATTAG
- the LOC106375897 gene encoding calcium-binding protein KRP1 has translation MASPKSPTRPTQQNPEPSFHDFLPAMAGKLGGEGLIGELCNGFELLMDREKGVITFESLRRNAAAVLGLGDLTDEDVRSMIKEGDFDCDGALNQMEFCVLMFRLSPDLMDASRCLVTEAIEEEYGRY, from the coding sequence ATGGCATCACCAAAGTCACCAACCAGACCGACCCAACAAAACCCAGAACCCAGTTTCCACGATTTCCTCCCTGCCATGGCCGGGAAGCTAGGAGGCGAGGGTCTGATCGGAGAGCTCTGCAACGGATTCGAGCTGTTGATGGACCGAGAGAAAGGTGTCATCACGTTCGAGAGCCTCCGGCGTAACGCGGCGGCGGTGCTGGGTCTCGGAGATCTGACGGACGAAGACGTAAGGTCTATGATCAAGGAAGGGGATTTCGACTGCGACGGGGCGTTGAACCAGATGGAGTTCTGCGTGTTGATGTTCAGGCTTAGTCCCGACTTGATGGATGCGTCGAGGTGTCTGGTTACGGAAGCCATCGAGGAGGAATACGGCCGGTATTGA